From one Coffea eugenioides isolate CCC68of chromosome 11, Ceug_1.0, whole genome shotgun sequence genomic stretch:
- the LOC113752328 gene encoding uncharacterized protein LOC113752328, translating to MDKTWMKISNRKDKAYELGVKSFLKFAYSQKVENQKIPCPCTQCNNFCNQTKTVVEDHLLTQGIRKSYTRWIHHGEQFRHQNCGDSTKHGDGEEDSDTEDLNDMLHDIGTAQWGDNWAGREESTDDSLNANHSDTDNFLKLLEDAKKELYPGNHFYSKLSFVVTLLHLKTMSGWTIKSFNALLEIFRHALPPEATVPKSFADAKKLIRDLGFKSEKIHACVNDCVLFRKENEKFDTCPNLNCKEPRYKMAGSRVPRKVLRYFPLKPRLQRLYTHKEIASDMRWHKEKCVHDDNIMWHPADSEAWKYFDRLHPDFAVDPRNVRLGLATDGFNPFGTMSSAYSIWPIYLVPYNLPPWKCMRNPFFFLSMLILGPKSPGNEIDVYMEPLIDELNEMWLGVETYDAYSGKKFDLRAALLWTINDFPAYAMLSGWSTKRYQACPICMVETTCVHLPHRKKLCYTGHRRFLPIDHSWRREKKPFDGNVDFRNPVAPLSGNEILDQVQNMEVNFGKTKAQSNAKKRKRSESGLNWTKKSCFFELLYWADLLLRHNLDLMHVSKNVSEAIIATIMDIENKTKDHWLCRQDLKDLGLKKELHLIPNGDSYIMPHACYSLTKEEKKKVCEFLNSIKYPDGFASNICRCIKNGQFQISGMKSHDFHIFIQRLLPLAIRGSLTKEVRQVLFELSEFVKKLCARTLHREVLEELGQKIAVILCKLERLFPPAFFDIMMHLMVHLPAKAILGGPAQYRWMFPFER from the coding sequence ATGGATAAAACTTGGATGAAGATTAGCAATAGGAAGGACAAGGCTTATGAACTCGGAGTAAAAAGTTTCCTCAAGTTTGCATATTCtcaaaaagttgaaaatcaGAAAATCCCATGCCCATGTACACAATGCAATAATTTTTGTAACCAAACTAAAACAGTTGTGGAGGATCATTTATTGACTCAAGGCATTCGTAAAAGCTACACAAGATGGATACACCATGGGGAACAATTTCGACACCAAAATTGTGGGGATAGTACTAAACATGGGGATGGAGAGGAGGATAGTGATACTGAAGATTTAAATGACATGTTGCACGACATTGGGACAGCACAATGGGGGGACAATTGGGCTGGTAGGGAAGAATCAACAGATGATAGTCTAAATGCGAATCATAGTGACACAGATAACTTTCTTAAATTGTTAGAAGATGCAAAAAAGGAGCTGTATCCAGGGAATCATTTTTACTCAAAGCTATCCTTTGTAGTCACTTTGCTCCATTTGAAAACAATGAGCGGGTGGACTATAAAGTCCTTCAATgcattgctggaaatttttaggCATGCACTACCTCCTGAAGCCACAGTTCCCAAGTCTTTTGCTGATGCTAAGAAACTCATTCGAGACTTAGGTTTTAAATCTGAAAAAATCCATGCTTGTGTCAATGACTGTGTTCTCTTCCgcaaggaaaatgaaaaatttgacaCTTGTCCAAATCTAAATTGTAAAGAACCTCGCTACAAGATGGCAGGTTCAAGAGTTCCACGCAAAGTTTTGCGTTACTTTCCTTTGAAGCCTAGGCTGCAACGATTATATACCCACAAAGAAATAGCTTCAGATATGAGATGGCATAAAGAAAAGTGTGTGCATGATGATAACATCATGTGGCATCCAGCAGACAGTGAAGCATGGAAATACTTTGATAGGTTGCATCCGGACTTCGCCGTTGATCCTAGAAATGTGAGGTTAGGTCTTGCAACTGATGGTTTCAATCCTTTTGGGACCATGAGTAGTGCTTATAGCATCTGGCCTATTTATCTAGTGCCATACAATCTGCCCCCTTGGAAGTGTATGAgaaatcctttctttttcctatcAATGCTAATTCTTGGGCCTAAATCCCCGGGAAATGAGATTGATGTTTACATGGAGCCTCTAATAGATGAACTGAATGAAATGTGGCTTGGTGTTGAAACATATGATGCATATAGTGGCAAGAAATTTGACCTCCGGGCAGCTTTACTATGGACTATAAATGATTTTCCAGCTTATGCAATGCTGTCCGGATGGAGTACGAAAAGGTATCAAGCATGTCCTATTTGCATGGTTGAGACAACTTGCGTACATTTACCACACCGAAAAAAGTTGTGTTACACAGGTCATCGCCGCTTCTTACCCATTGACCATTCTTGGCGGCGAGAAAAAAAACCTTTCGATGGCAATGTGGACTTTAGGAATCCTGTTGCACCTTTATctggaaatgaaattttggatcaGGTACAAAATATGGAGGTAAATTTTGGGAAGACCAAGGCGCAATCCAATGCAAAGAAACGCAAGCGTTCTGAGAGTGGTTTGAACTGGACAAAGAAAAGTTGTTTCTTTGAGTTACTATATTGGGCAGACCTCCTTCTTAGGCATAATTTGGATTTAATGCATGTGTCAAAAAATGTCTCAGAGGCTATCATTGCCACAATTATGGATATTGAAAACAAAACCAAAGACCACTGGTTGTGTCGTCAAGATTTGAAGGATTTGGGTTTGAAAAAAGAGCTACATTTGATTCCAAATGGCGACTCTTATATCATGCCACATGCCTGTTACAGCCTAACCaaggaggagaaaaaaaaagtatgtgAGTTCTTGAATTCTATCAAATATCCAGATGGGTTTGCCTCAAACATTTGCCGATGTATAAAGAATGGCCAGTTTCAAATTTCTGGAATGAAAAGTCATGACTTCCACATTTTTATACAAAGGCTACTCCCACTTGCAATCCGtggaagtttaacaaaagaagTTCGGCAAGTGCTATTCGAGTTAAGTGAATTCGTCAAAAAATTATGTGCTAGAACATTACATAGAGAGGTTCTAGAGGAGTTAGGCCAAAAAATTGCAGTCATCTTATGTAAATTAGAGAGGTTGTTCCCTCCAGCTTTCTTCGATATAATGATGCACTTGATGGTTCACTTGCCTGCTAAAGCTATCCTTGGCGGTCCAGCTCAATATCGTTGGATGTTCCCATTTGAGAGGTAG